In Bradyrhizobium sp. WBOS07, the genomic window CCTGCTTCATGACGTTCGCGCGCGTGAGGTCGTCGCCGCACTTCTTCAACACTTCCACCAGGGTCTGGGCCACGCCGTAGCCGACGACGGTGCCGCCGTCGAGCTTGTCGCCTTCAGGGAAGTACTTCGCCATGAACTCCAGGAAGGCCTTCATGCCGGCGTCGTCCTTCCACTGCGGGTCGGACACGTCCTTCAGATAGGCGGCTGAGATGATGTCTTGCGAATTCTCGAAGCCGGCGGGCTTGATCACGCTGCCGACCGAGGCAGAGACGTTGTTGAGGAAGTGGGTCGGCTTCCAGCCGATCTCGGAGATCTTCTTGATCGCCTGCGCCGCGAACTTGGGCGTGGTGATGTTGACGAAGACGTCGGCGCCGGACGCCTTCAGCTTGACGATGTGATTGTCGATCGTCGGCTCCGACGTCTCGTAGCTTTCCTCGAGCACGATCATGCTGGCGGCCTTGGCGCCGAGGCCGTCCTTCAAGCCCTTCAGGTAGTCCTTGCCGTAATCGTCGTTCTGGTAGAGCACGCCGATCTTGGCGTTCGGCATCGCCTTCATGATGTACTTCGCGTAGATCTGCGTCTCGCTCTGGTAGTTGGGTTGCCAGCCCATCGTCCAGGGGAAATTCTGCGCATCGTTCCACTTGGTGGCGCCGGTGGCGACGAACAGCTGCGGCACCTTCTTCGAGTTCATGTATTTCTGGATCGCCGAGTTCGGCGGCGTGCCGAGCGAGTTGAAGATGAGCAGGACTTCATCACTCTCGACCAGCTTGCGCGCCTGCTCCACCGTCTTGGGCGGCGAATAGGCGTCGTCGTAGGAGACGAAATTGATCTTGCGGCCGTTGATGCCGCCCTCGTCGTTGACCTTCTTGAAATAGGCGGCTTCGGTCCGCCCGATGACGCCGTAGGCGGAGGCCGGTCCGCTGTAGGGCATGATGTTGCCGATCTTGATCTCGGTGTCGGTCGCGCCGGTATCGTATTTCTTCTGGGCCGATGCGGTGGATGTCGTAGCCGCAAAGAGCGCAAGCGCCAGTGACGCAGCGGCAATCTTGCCGGTAACAGCAGGCATTCCAATCTCCCTATTTTTCTTGATGTGCGCGTCCTTGTTCTTGGCTTGATGGTTCTTGGTGACGCGGCCGCAATTCAATACGATTTGCTCGAAAGCTTCAAGGAAAAGCCCCTGCGGCAAAGCCGCAGGGGCTGATTCTTTCGTCGATTGAGACGACATCTTTAGCGGCTGGTTAAGGTCAACCGCCGACGTCCCCGCTCAGGATCTCGCCAAATCGCTCCCAATGCTCGCCCTTGAAGCGGATCAGTTGCACCTGCGAGAGCGGCGCGAAGTCCGTGGCCGAGGTGTTGACCTTGATGCCGGGCAGCAGGCCGGCCGGCTCGTAGTCCTTGATGCTGGCGGCCTGCTTCATGACGTTCTCGCGGGTCAGATTGTCGCCGCAGGCCTTGAGCACGTGAACGAGACCCTGGCTCACGATGTAGGCGTACATCACCGAGGCGTCGGCGCGGTTCGCTTCCGGATAGTACTTGTCCAGGAACTGGTTCCAGGCGGTCATTGCCGGGTCGGTCTTCCATTGGGCGTCCGTCGGGTCCTTGAAATATTGCGAAGAGATGATGTCCTGCGCGTTCTCGAAGCCGGCGGGCTTGATCACGCTGCCGATCGAGGCCGAGACGTTGTTGAGGAAATGCAGCGGCTTCCAGCCGAGCTCGGCGTTCTTCTTGATCGCCTGCGCCGCGAATTTCGGCGTGGTGATGTTGATGAAGACGTCGGCGCCCGTGGCCTTCAATCTCACGATGTGCGAGTCGATGGTCGGTTCGGAGACCTCATAGCTGTCCTCGATGACGATCATCGAGGCTGCCTTGGCTCCGAGTCCGTCCTTGAAGCCCTTCAGATAGTCCTTGCCGTAATCGTCGTTCTGATAGAGCACCGCAATCTTGGCGTCGGGTTTGTTCTTCAGGATATACTTCGCGTAGATGGTCGTCTCGCTCTGGTAGTTCGGCTGCCAGCCCATCGTCCACGGAAAGTTCTGCGGGTCGTTCCACTTGGTGGCGCCGGTGGCGACGAACAGCTGAGGCACCTTCTTCTGATTCAGGTATTTCTGAATCGCCGAGTTAGGTGGCGTGCCGAGCGGATTGAAGATCACCAGCACCTCGTCGCTCTCGACCAGCTTGCGAGCCTGCTCCACCGTCTTCGGCGGCGAATAGGCGTCGTCATAGGAGACGAAGTTGATCTTGCGGCCGTTGATGCCGCCTTCCGCGTTGATCTTGCGGAAATACGCCTCCTCGGTCTTGCCGATCACCCCGTAGGCGGAAGCCGGTCCGCTGTAGGGCATGATGTTGCCGATCTTGATTTCGGTATCGGAGGCGCCGGTGTCGTATTTCTTCTGCGCGAACGCTGTCGTGGACAGGGTGGCAGCCAGTACGAGGGCGGCCGAAAAGGCCCCCAATCGCACATGCATTGCAGGCATCTTGCTCTCCCTAGCTCGGTTTGAATGTGTCGATTGTTCTTGTTGGGAGCGATCATTGCGCGCCGCTCCGATACGCATTGAATACCCTTCTCGGGCGCCCAGCAAGGAGAACGCCCGCCGGCGCCATCGCGGCGAGGTGCTTCTTTTTCGAGGGGATGCGGAATATTCCGGCGCGCGAGATGAAGCGGGCCGTCACTCAGCTGCGCAGAGGTTGTTTTGTGAGATCAAGGCTATTTTCAATTGCGCCCTGGTGCGGCTTCAATGCCCCATCTCGCTGGAGATGACCTCGCCGAACAGCTCCCATTTCCGGCCCTTGAAGCGCATCATTTGCAGCTGCTCGATCGGGGCGAAATTGTCCGGCGCGGTGCTGATCTTGATGCCGGGCAGCAGCGTGTCGGGTTCAAAATCCTTCAGGGAAGCCGCCTGCTTCATGACGTTCTCGCGGGTGAGATCGTCGCCGCACATCTGCAGCACCTTCACCATCGTCTGCGCGGCGGCATAGCCGTACACGACGCCGGCTTCGAGCTTGTTGGCCTTGGGATCGTACTTCGCGAGGAAGTCATAGAACCTCTTCATGCCGTCGTCGGCACTCCACTGCGGATCGGAGCTGTCCTTGGTGTAGGTCGCCGACAGGATGCCCTGGGATATCTCGATGCCGGCCGGTTCGATCACACCGCCGACGGAGGCCGAGACGTTGGAGATGATGTGGACCGGATGCCAGTTGATCTCCGCCGCCTTCTTGATCGCTTGCGCGGCGAATTTCGGGGTGGTGATGCTGATGAAGACGTCGGCGCCCGAGGCCTTCAGCTTCACGACGTGCTCGTCGATCGCGGGCTCGGAGGTGTCGTAGGACTCTTGCAGCACGATCATCGAGGCCTTGGCGCCGAGGCCGTCCTTCAACCCCTTCAGATAGTCCTTGCCGAAATCGTCGTTCTGGTAGAGCACGCCGATCTTTCCGTCCGGCTTCTCCTTCATGATGTACTTGGCGTAGATGCGCGCCTCGCTGGCGTAGCTCGGCTGCCAGCCCATGGTCCAGGGATATTGCTTCGGGTCGTTCCACTTCGAGGCTCCGCTCGCGACGAACAATTGCGGCACCTTCTTCTCGTTCATGTATTTGCGGATGGCGTTGTTGGTGGAGGTGCCGAGCGAGCCGAAGACCAAGAGCACCCCGTCGCTCTCGACCAGCTTGCGCGCCTGTTCCACCGTCTTCGGCGGCGAATAGGCGTCGTCGTAGGAGATGAACTTGATCTTGCGGCCGTTGATGCCGCCCTCGGCGTTGATCTTGTTGAAATAGGCTTCCTCGACCTTGCCGATCGCGGCATAGGCCGAAGCCGGGCCGCTATAGGGCATGATGTTGCCGATCTTGATCTCGGTATCGGAGGCGCCGGTGTCGTATCTGTTCTGCGCCAGTGACGGGCTGCCCATTGCAGTGCACAACATGACTGCGGCAAGCGCCACAACCTGACATCGAACGGCAGTCATCATTCTCCCACCCCGAGTTGGATCGGCGCCGCATTGAACAAGATTGACGCGTGACGTCAACAAAAAGCCCCCGCGATCGCTCGCGGGGGCTTCTCGGGTTCGGACTATTGGCTCAGCGTCACTCGGTCTTGACGTCGCCGCTGATGATCTCGCCGAACAGTTCCCATTTCTCGCCCTTGAAGCGCATCATCTGGAGCTGGGCGATCGGAGCAAAGTCGGTCGGGCTGGTGTTGATCTTGACGCCGGGCAGGAGCGTGTCCGGCGCAAAATCCTTCAACGAAGCCGCCTGTTTCATGATGTTGGCGCGGGTGAGATCGTCACCGCACATCTCGAGCACCTTGGCGAGGGTCGAAGCAGCGCCGTAGCCGTAGACCATGCTGGTGTCGGACTTGTCGGCGCCGGGCATGTACTTGTCGACGAACTCGTTCCACTTCTTCATGCCGGGGTCGTTGGCCCACTGCGGATCGGTCGAATCCTTGGCGTAGGCCGCCGACAGCACGCCTTGCGCATTCTCGAAGCCGGCCGGCTTCATCACGCTGCCGACCGAGATCGACACGTTGGTGAGGATCTGCAGCGGTTTCCAGCTGAGCTCGGCGGTCTTCTTGATGGTCTGCGCCGCGAACTTGGGCGTGGTGTAGATCAGGAGCACGTCGGGATTGGCCGCCTTGATCTTGACGATGTGGCCGTCGATCGAAGGCTCCGAGACCTCATAGCTCTCTTCCATGATGATCATGGACGAAGCCTTGGCGCCGAGGCCGTCCTTGGTGCCCTTGAGGTAGTCTTTGCCGAAATCGTCGTTCTGATAGAGGATCGCGATCTTGGCGTCGGGCTTCTCCTTCATCAGCCATTTGGCGTAGATCTGCGCTTCGCTCTGGTAGGAGGGCTGCCAGCCCATGGTCCAGGGGAAGTTCTTCGGATCGTTCCACTTGGTAGCGCCGGTAGCGACGAACAGCTGCGGGATCTTCTTGGAGTTGAGGTACTTCTGGATCGCGCTGTTCGAGGGCGTGCCGAGCGGATTGAAGACGACCAGAACTTCGTCGCTCTCGACCAGCTTGCGCACCTGCTCGACCGCCTTCGGCGGCGAATAGCCGTCGTCATAGGTGACGAAGTTGACCTTGCGGCCGTTGATGCCGCCCTTGTCGTTGATCATCTTGAAATAGGCTTCTTCGGTCTTGCCGATGATGCCGTAGGCCGATGCCGGACCGCTGTACGGCATGATGTTGCCGATCTTGATCTCGGTATCGGACGCGCCGGTGTCGTATTTCTTTTGGGCGAGTGCAGCGCCGGAGGTGAGGGCAGTGGCCGCCGTTGCCGTGACCAGCGCGGCGGCTCGCAGTGTTCTTCCAAATCGCAATTCGGTCTCCTTCGTTTAAACAACAGTCTTCGGGTGTTTCAGTTTCTTCTGAGCTTGCCGGCGAGTTGCTGGCCCAGGATCGCGATCTGCCTTGAACCATGGGGCACGAGATAGATGACCAGGAACAGCAGCACGCCGAACACCGCGCCGGAAAGGCCCTTGGAGATGCTCTCCGCCATGTTCGGCACGAAGATGATGAAGGCCGCTCCGACGAACGAGCCCGGCAGCCAGCCGACGCCCCCGACCACCATGCCGAGGAACAACGAGATCGCCAGCGTGATGGTGTAGCTGTCGGGCGCCACGAACTGCACCGCGATGGCGCCGAGCGAGCCGGCGACGCCGGTGATGCCGGCGGACACGCCGAAGGCCAGCGTCTTGTACAAGGCGACGTTGACACCCATCGAGGAGGCCGCGATCTCGTTGTCGCGGATCGCCATGAAGGCGCGCCCGGAGCGGGAGCGCAGCAGGTTGACCGAGAAGATGTAGATCGCGACCGTCACGGCGAGCGTGAAGTAGTACAGCCACATGTCCTGCGACATCGGCAGGCCGAACGGCGCGTCCGGCTTGGTGACGACGAGGCCCTGCACGCCGCCGGTCCAGTGCTCGAGGAAGTTCAGCTTGAGCAGTTGCGGCATCGCGGTCGCGAGCGCAAAAGTCGCGAGTGCCAGGTAGATGCCCGACAGCCGCAGCGCCGGCTTGCCGAACAGGTAACCGAATCCGAAGCAGATCACGGCGGAAACCGGAATTGTCAGCGCGTAGTTGACGTTGAAGTACTCCATCAGCACCGCCGACGTATAGGCGCCGACCGCGTAGAAAGCGCTCTGGCCGAGCGAGAACTGGCCGGAGCCGCCGGTCAGGATGTTCAGCGCCAGCACCGCGAGCCCGTAGATCAGGAGCATCGTCATCTGGAAGATGATGAAGTTCTTGACGAACATCGGCACGAGCAACAGCGCCGCCAGCACCACCAGCGAGGTGCCGGTGCCCAGCGTCATGGCCCGCTTCGGAACCGCCTCGACCGCCTCGTGGCCTTCGGCGACGACTTCTTCTGCTGCGCTCATGATCAAACTCGCTTGACGATGTGCCGGCCGAACAGGCCAGCGGGTTTGACGACCAGGACGGAGATGATCAGCGCGAGCGCGATCGGGAGCTTCAGCTCATTGCCGACGCCGGGGATGTAGGTGCCGGCGAGATTCTCGAACACGCCGACCAGGAAGCCGCCAACCACGGCGCCGAACGGGCTCGACAGTCCGCCGAGCACCGCGGCGGCGAAGCCGTAGATCAGCACGCCGCCCATCATGTTGGGCTCCAGGAACACCACCGGTGCGATCAGCATGCCGGCGATCGAGCCGATCGCGGTCGCCATGCCCCAGCCGAGCGCGATCATCCAGCTCGTGTTGATGCCGACGAGGCGGGCCGATTCGGGCACCGATGCCGCGGCGCGCATCGCAAGACCGATCCGCGTGTACTGGAAGAAGAAATACAGCGCGAGCAGCAGCGCTATCGTGACGCCGATCATGCCGGCCTGGTGGGTCGAGATCAGCTGGCTGCCGAGGAACGGCGAGGAGCCGAACGGGGTCGGATATTGCTTGATGGTGAAGTCCCAGATCAGGCCGGCCGAGGAGTTGATGATGGCGAACAGCGCGATGAAGCCGGCGACGTTGGTCAGCACCGGCGCTTTGGCGAGCGGCTTGAACAGGATGCGCTCGATCGCGATGCCGGCGACAAAGGAAAATGCCAGCGTGATCACAAAGGCGGCCCAGTAGGACACGCCCCATTGCATCAGCTGCCAGGAGATGAAGGTCGAGAACATCGCCATCTCGCCTTGCGCGAAGTTGAGATGGTCGATGGCCTGGTAGATCATGACCACGGCGAGCGCCATGCAGGCGTAGATCGCGCCGGTGGCGATGCCGGCCAGGACCTGGTTGGTAAACAGTTCCATTGTCCCGGCTCCCTCAGTAACCCAGATAGGATTTGCGGATTTCTTCGTTGTTCGCGATGTCCTTGGCCTTGCCGGACATCACGATGCGGCCGGTCTCGATCACGTAAGCCTGATCGGCGAGCTCGAGCGCGAGCTGGGCGTTCTGCTCGACCACCAGGATCGACACCTTGTCCTCGCGGTTGATCTTGCTGAGGATGCCGAACAGGTCGCGCACCACCAGCGGCGCGAGGCCGAACGACGGCTCGTCCAGCAGCATCAGCCGCGGCCGCAGCATCAGGGCGCGGGCGACCGCGAGCATCTGCTGCTCGCCGCCGGAGAGCGTGCCGGCCTGCTGGGTGTGGCGCTGCTTCAACACCGGGAAATGCGCATACATGCGCTCGATGTCGGAGACGATGCCGGCGCTGTCCTTGCGGGTGATGGCCCCGAGCTGGAGGTTCTCTTCCACGGTCATGTTGGTGAAGGTACCCCGGCCCTGCGGCACGTGGGCGATGCCGAACCGCACGATGCTCTCGGTGGAGCGGTTGTTGAGCGGCTTGCCTTCAAACTCGACTCCGCCGGTGGAGCGCACCATGTTGCAGATCGCGCGCAGCGTGGTGGTCTTGCCGGCGCCGTTGGCGCCCAGCAGCGTCGTCAGCGAGCCCTCGTTGAGCGAGAAGGACAGGCCGTGGAGCGCCTGGACCTGGCCGTAATAAGCGCGCAGGTCCTTGACGTTGAGCAGTGGCGTCATTGGTCCTTGCTCCCGAGATAGGCCTTGATGACGTCGGGGTCGGCCTGCACCTGGGCGGGGGTGCCTTCCGCGAGCTTCTTGCCGAAATTCAGCGCGACGACGTGGTCGGCGATCGACATCACGAGGCCCATGTGGTGCTCGACCAGCAGCACGGTCATGTGGCGCTCGTCGCGGATTTTGCGGATGAGGTCCCCGAGCACGTAGACTTCCTCGTGGTTGAGGCCGCCGGCCGGCTCATCGAGCAGCAGGATCTTCGGATCCGCCGCCAGCGCGCGCGCCAGTTCGACGCGCTTCTGCGTGCCGAACGGCAGGCCGGACACGACGGTATGGGCGACATCCTCGAGGCCGAGGTACGCGAGGATCTCCTGCACCTTCCTGTTGATGCTGGCCTCGCTGCGCCGGACCCAGGCAAGCCTCAAGGAGTCGCTGATGATGTCGCTGGAGGTCTTCGCATGGGCGCCGACGCGGACGTTGTCCATTACCGAGAGATTCGGAAACAGCGCCACGTTCTGGAAGGTACGGCCGATGCCGATCTCGGCGATCCGGTGCGGCGGGCGCGTCAGGATGCTGACGCCCTCCATCAGGATGTCGCCCGACGAGGGCTGATACAGCCGGGACAGGCAGTTGAACAGCGTGGTCTTGCCGGCGCCATTGGGGCCGATCAAGCCGAGGATCTGGCCCTTGTGCATGTCGAATGACACACCGTTGAGCGCGACGATGCCGCCGAACACGACGCTGACGTCGCGAACCGCGAGCAGGGGCGATGTCCCCTGCGCGAGCTGTGCCTGCGTCATCTCGTCTCGCTCACGTCGTTCAGTGAGCGCAGGGGCGATGCGAACCGCTCCCGACGATGACAAAGGCTATCTGATCCCCTCGGCCAAACGAGCAACTTTCCCTCCTGATTTCAGCTTTTTGCTGACGTCTTTTTTTGAATGCGGCATCAGACCCCCGAGTGCCGCTTCGATGTTCCTTACCATCGCCAAGAGACGCGGTCCAATGTCGTTGATCAAACGCTCTTCCGTGAAGCGGAATGCGGGCGCGCCGCAATTGAATGCGTAAGGTCCGGTTCCGTCGTTGAGCTTGAGCGCGACGCCGGCGGCGCCGATGTCGTCGTGCCAGTCGCCGACCGAAATCGCAAAACCGTATTTCGCGACGGTTTCGCCGGAACGTTCCAACCCATCGCGCATCTTCGGCCAGCGGCTGCCGTAATGCTCGCGCAACAGGCGCGACAACTCCGCGCGATCGGCGTCGTCGAGCGCCCAGAAATAGGCGCGGCCCATCGCACTGGTTGCGATCGGCACGCGGGCGCCGACGTCAAGTTGAACGCCGACCGTCTCGCTGCCGCGGCTTTGCCCGAAATAGATCATGCTGTGACGGTCGCGGCCGCCGACCGCGACGGCGCCGCCGGTCGCGCGCATCACCTCCTCGCGGAACGGTTCGGACAAATGCCGAACGCCGAGATTGGCAAGCGCGGCGTAACCGAGCGACATCGCGGCAGGGGTGAGCTGGTACTTCTCGAAGCGGGGAACCGGCGCGAGATAACCCAGCTTGGTCAGCGTATAAGTCAGCCGCGACACCGTCGGCTTCGGCAGATTGGTGCGCGCCGCAATCTCCTGATTGCCCAGAAGGCCGTCATTGGGGTGGAATGCTCGCAATACGTCCAGTCCGCGGGAAAGCGCGACGACGAAATTCCGATCGGTCGCTGTCTTCTTTCCTGTACGCTTCATCCCTGATCTGCTTCTTGCGCGGAGTCGTTGACAAGCCACGTGCTTCAAAATAACCCTGCCGTCAAGATGCGGAATTAAATTCCGCACCGCGAAATCGAACAAAAGTTAATCCCCACCAAGGAGGGAACACCGTGAGCGAAGTGGTCAAGCTTGAGCGTCATGACGAGGTCGGGATCGTCACGGTCAACAGCCCTCCGGTCAACGCGCTGAGCGCCGCGGTCCGCGGTGGCATCCTGGAGTGCATCAAGGCCGCGATCGCCGATCCCGCCATCAAGGGCATCGTGCTGACCTGCGCCGGCCGCACCTTCATCGCGGGCGCCGACATCACCGAGTTCGGCAAGCCGCCGAAGCCGCCCGCCCTCAACGACGTGCTGTCCGAGATCGAGAACTCGCCGAAGCCGGTGGTCGCCGCGATCCATGGCACGGCGCTCGGCGGCGGCCTCGAGGTCGCGCTCGCCTGTCATTTCCGCGTCGCGGTGAAAGAGGCCAAGCTCGGCCTGCCCGAGGTGAAGCTCGGCCTGTTGCCGGGCGCCGGCGGCACCCAGCGCCTGCCGCGCGCGGTCGGTCCCGAACTCGCGGTCAAGATGATCGTCGGCGGCGATCCCATCGGTGCGGCGGAAGCGCTCAAGAACGGCCTGATCGAGGAGATCGTCGAGGGGCCGGCATCGGGCGGCGAAGCCTTCGTGCGCAAGCTCATCGCGGAGAAGCGTCCGCTGCGGCGTCTGCGCGACGACGATTCCAAGATCGCGGCCGCCAAGGCCGACCGCTCGATCTTCACCAACGCGGTCGCCGCCATGACCAAGAAGTCGCGCGGTCTGGAGGCGCCGTTCGCCGCCGCCGACGCGGTCGGCTACGCCATCGACCTGCCCTTCGACGAGGGTCTCAAGAAAGAGCGCGAGGGCTTCCTGAAGCTCGTCGCCAGCGACCAGTCCAAGGCGCAGCGCTACGCCTTCTTCGCTGAGCGCGAAGCCGCCAAGATCGCGGGCGTCCCCGAAGGCACCAAATCGCGCCCCGTGAACCGCGTCGCCATCCTCGGCGCCGGCACCATGGGCGGCGGCATCGCGATGTCCTTTGCCAATGCCGGCATCCCCGTCACCCTGATCGAGACCGGCGAGGAGCAGCTCAAGCGCGGCATGGGCATCATGCAGAAGAACTGGGAAGCGACCGCAGCGCGCGGCGGCATTCCGGCCGATGCGCCCGCCAAGCGCATGGCGCTGATCAACGGCGTCGTCGGCATCGAGAATGTCGGCGACGCCGACCTCGTCATCGAAGCCGTGTTCGAGACCATGGCGGTGAAGAAGGAAGTGTTCGGCAAGCTCGATCAGTACGCCAAGCAGGGCGCCGTGCTCGCCTCCAACACGTCCTACCTCAACATCGACGAGATCGCGAAGTCGACCAAGCGTCCGCAGGATGTGCTCGGCATGCACTTCTTCTCGCCGGCCAACGTCATGAAGCTGTGCGAGATCGTGCGCGCCGACAAGACCGCGCCGGACGCCCTCGTGACGGCCGTCAATATCGCGCGCAAGATCGCAAAGGTGCCGGCCGTGGTCGGCGTCTGCGATGGCTTCGTCGGCAACCGCATGCTGGCCCAGCGCGGCAAGCAGTCGGAGAAGCTCTTGTTCGAGGGCGCCTTGCCGCAGCAGGTCGATGCCGTCGTGACCAAGTTCGGCATGCCGATGGGACCGTTCGCGATGGGCGACCTTGCCGGCCTCGACATCGGCTGGCGCTCGCGCAAGGACCGCGGCATCAAGTCGGAGATCGCGGATGCGCTGTGCGAAGCCGGCCGCTTCGGCCAGAAGACGGGCAAGGGCTACTACAAGTACGAAGCCGGCTCCCGCGCGCCGCTGCCCGACCCCGAGGTCGAGAAGCTGATCGACGAGACGCTTGCCCGCCTCGGCCGCAAGAAGCGCGTCGTCAGCGACGAGGAGATCCTCGAGCGCATGATGTATCCGATGATCAACGAGGGCGCGAAGATCCTGGAAGAGGGCATCGCGGCTCGTCCCTCCGACATCGACGTGGTCTGGCTCTACGGCTATGGCTGGCCGATCTACCGCGGCGGCCCGATGTTCTGGGCCGACAGCGTCGGCCTCAAGCATATCGCCGATCGGCTCTCCTTCTATGCCAAGGAGACCGACGATCCGAGCCTCGAGCCCGCGCCGCTGTTGAAGAAGCTCGCGGCGGAAGGCAAGACCTTTGCTTCGCTCGCGGCGGCGTCGAAGGCGGCGTGATGGGGGCTCGCACTCGGCGTCATTCCGGGATGGCCCGCAGGGCCAGGCCCGGAATCCATTTCGCCTTTGAGTGCGCTGCCCGATGGATTCCGGGTTCGATGCTTCGCATCGCCCCGGAATGACGACCGAGTGTGATGCAGACAATGACCCATCCCGGCGAACAGTTTTACCCTGAGGGCGTGCATTGGGACGATCCCATCGTCCAGGGCACGTTGCCCGACCTGCTGTCGAAGGCCGCCGCCGATTACGGTCCGCGCACCGCGCTGGAATTCCGCGATCGCGCCATCACCTATACCGAGCTCGCTGCGTTGGCCGAGCGCGCCGCCGCGGCGTTTCTGCGCGCCGGCTGCGGTAAGGGCACGTCGATTGCGCTGTTCCTCGGCAATTCGCCCGACCATCCCGTTAATTTCTTCGGCGCGCTGAAGGCGGGCGCTCGTGTCGCG contains:
- a CDS encoding ABC transporter substrate-binding protein, encoding MPAVTGKIAAASLALALFAATTSTASAQKKYDTGATDTEIKIGNIMPYSGPASAYGVIGRTEAAYFKKVNDEGGINGRKINFVSYDDAYSPPKTVEQARKLVESDEVLLIFNSLGTPPNSAIQKYMNSKKVPQLFVATGATKWNDAQNFPWTMGWQPNYQSETQIYAKYIMKAMPNAKIGVLYQNDDYGKDYLKGLKDGLGAKAASMIVLEESYETSEPTIDNHIVKLKASGADVFVNITTPKFAAQAIKKISEIGWKPTHFLNNVSASVGSVIKPAGFENSQDIISAAYLKDVSDPQWKDDAGMKAFLEFMAKYFPEGDKLDGGTVVGYGVAQTLVEVLKKCGDDLTRANVMKQAASLKDFRTEVLLPGIKINTGPTDFAPISSLQLMKFKGEKWDLFGDVISADAGG
- a CDS encoding ABC transporter substrate-binding protein — protein: MPAMHVRLGAFSAALVLAATLSTTAFAQKKYDTGASDTEIKIGNIMPYSGPASAYGVIGKTEEAYFRKINAEGGINGRKINFVSYDDAYSPPKTVEQARKLVESDEVLVIFNPLGTPPNSAIQKYLNQKKVPQLFVATGATKWNDPQNFPWTMGWQPNYQSETTIYAKYILKNKPDAKIAVLYQNDDYGKDYLKGFKDGLGAKAASMIVIEDSYEVSEPTIDSHIVRLKATGADVFINITTPKFAAQAIKKNAELGWKPLHFLNNVSASIGSVIKPAGFENAQDIISSQYFKDPTDAQWKTDPAMTAWNQFLDKYYPEANRADASVMYAYIVSQGLVHVLKACGDNLTRENVMKQAASIKDYEPAGLLPGIKVNTSATDFAPLSQVQLIRFKGEHWERFGEILSGDVGG
- a CDS encoding ABC transporter substrate-binding protein gives rise to the protein MTAVRCQVVALAAVMLCTAMGSPSLAQNRYDTGASDTEIKIGNIMPYSGPASAYAAIGKVEEAYFNKINAEGGINGRKIKFISYDDAYSPPKTVEQARKLVESDGVLLVFGSLGTSTNNAIRKYMNEKKVPQLFVASGASKWNDPKQYPWTMGWQPSYASEARIYAKYIMKEKPDGKIGVLYQNDDFGKDYLKGLKDGLGAKASMIVLQESYDTSEPAIDEHVVKLKASGADVFISITTPKFAAQAIKKAAEINWHPVHIISNVSASVGGVIEPAGIEISQGILSATYTKDSSDPQWSADDGMKRFYDFLAKYDPKANKLEAGVVYGYAAAQTMVKVLQMCGDDLTRENVMKQAASLKDFEPDTLLPGIKISTAPDNFAPIEQLQMMRFKGRKWELFGEVISSEMGH
- a CDS encoding ABC transporter substrate-binding protein gives rise to the protein MRFGRTLRAAALVTATAATALTSGAALAQKKYDTGASDTEIKIGNIMPYSGPASAYGIIGKTEEAYFKMINDKGGINGRKVNFVTYDDGYSPPKAVEQVRKLVESDEVLVVFNPLGTPSNSAIQKYLNSKKIPQLFVATGATKWNDPKNFPWTMGWQPSYQSEAQIYAKWLMKEKPDAKIAILYQNDDFGKDYLKGTKDGLGAKASSMIIMEESYEVSEPSIDGHIVKIKAANPDVLLIYTTPKFAAQTIKKTAELSWKPLQILTNVSISVGSVMKPAGFENAQGVLSAAYAKDSTDPQWANDPGMKKWNEFVDKYMPGADKSDTSMVYGYGAASTLAKVLEMCGDDLTRANIMKQAASLKDFAPDTLLPGVKINTSPTDFAPIAQLQMMRFKGEKWELFGEIISGDVKTE
- a CDS encoding branched-chain amino acid ABC transporter permease; this encodes MSAAEEVVAEGHEAVEAVPKRAMTLGTGTSLVVLAALLLVPMFVKNFIIFQMTMLLIYGLAVLALNILTGGSGQFSLGQSAFYAVGAYTSAVLMEYFNVNYALTIPVSAVICFGFGYLFGKPALRLSGIYLALATFALATAMPQLLKLNFLEHWTGGVQGLVVTKPDAPFGLPMSQDMWLYYFTLAVTVAIYIFSVNLLRSRSGRAFMAIRDNEIAASSMGVNVALYKTLAFGVSAGITGVAGSLGAIAVQFVAPDSYTITLAISLFLGMVVGGVGWLPGSFVGAAFIIFVPNMAESISKGLSGAVFGVLLFLVIYLVPHGSRQIAILGQQLAGKLRRN
- a CDS encoding branched-chain amino acid ABC transporter permease — protein: MELFTNQVLAGIATGAIYACMALAVVMIYQAIDHLNFAQGEMAMFSTFISWQLMQWGVSYWAAFVITLAFSFVAGIAIERILFKPLAKAPVLTNVAGFIALFAIINSSAGLIWDFTIKQYPTPFGSSPFLGSQLISTHQAGMIGVTIALLLALYFFFQYTRIGLAMRAAASVPESARLVGINTSWMIALGWGMATAIGSIAGMLIAPVVFLEPNMMGGVLIYGFAAAVLGGLSSPFGAVVGGFLVGVFENLAGTYIPGVGNELKLPIALALIISVLVVKPAGLFGRHIVKRV
- a CDS encoding ABC transporter ATP-binding protein; the protein is MTPLLNVKDLRAYYGQVQALHGLSFSLNEGSLTTLLGANGAGKTTTLRAICNMVRSTGGVEFEGKPLNNRSTESIVRFGIAHVPQGRGTFTNMTVEENLQLGAITRKDSAGIVSDIERMYAHFPVLKQRHTQQAGTLSGGEQQMLAVARALMLRPRLMLLDEPSFGLAPLVVRDLFGILSKINREDKVSILVVEQNAQLALELADQAYVIETGRIVMSGKAKDIANNEEIRKSYLGY
- a CDS encoding ABC transporter ATP-binding protein, with translation MTQAQLAQGTSPLLAVRDVSVVFGGIVALNGVSFDMHKGQILGLIGPNGAGKTTLFNCLSRLYQPSSGDILMEGVSILTRPPHRIAEIGIGRTFQNVALFPNLSVMDNVRVGAHAKTSSDIISDSLRLAWVRRSEASINRKVQEILAYLGLEDVAHTVVSGLPFGTQKRVELARALAADPKILLLDEPAGGLNHEEVYVLGDLIRKIRDERHMTVLLVEHHMGLVMSIADHVVALNFGKKLAEGTPAQVQADPDVIKAYLGSKDQ
- a CDS encoding IclR family transcriptional regulator produces the protein MKRTGKKTATDRNFVVALSRGLDVLRAFHPNDGLLGNQEIAARTNLPKPTVSRLTYTLTKLGYLAPVPRFEKYQLTPAAMSLGYAALANLGVRHLSEPFREEVMRATGGAVAVGGRDRHSMIYFGQSRGSETVGVQLDVGARVPIATSAMGRAYFWALDDADRAELSRLLREHYGSRWPKMRDGLERSGETVAKYGFAISVGDWHDDIGAAGVALKLNDGTGPYAFNCGAPAFRFTEERLINDIGPRLLAMVRNIEAALGGLMPHSKKDVSKKLKSGGKVARLAEGIR